The Plectropomus leopardus isolate mb chromosome 22, YSFRI_Pleo_2.0, whole genome shotgun sequence genome includes a window with the following:
- the ppp1r3aa gene encoding uncharacterized protein ppp1r3aa gives MEGLFVQASEEDRVEGSEKNGEEEEGGMEAPSPTGSTTNEETDEDSEPEPPPVTHWRKVSFADAFGLNLVSVKEFDNAEVTESAVSQPPEKEASHPSEEFYMSCLFTVPSSPEELDQRLQEQMVELESIELLPGTTTLRGIIRVVNLCYSKSIYVRISLDRWTSYFDLSAEYVPGSSDKKTDRFTFSYTVVPPFDREGTRVEICLRYETSVGTFWANNKEMNYVLFCHQRGLMKEPQVQEESSNYKSKRSCLKANRRGSAEEKTRETSNTSTAAAEAEAQPKAEEANKKDSTDIQSLLYHEEHKPLVDSAKSRHRAARLARVHDYLSQRTQHVREASSHDSADGQNVPQPLPFGWSDSVGFLHKRHKKKFNESPPVLTYHQIPLLTLDWNNAKSSQWGASNMDDIWTREAKMSKASEDNIEDTPSVNDMWEAFLNGTDDTSDKETSVCDIWQAFLNGPSCTDHSGVPESEWLQTAASVSPSNDKEPSAHNAASSQEHESQVGTDTPTTFHAHTSAVCQLLSDAREISLANVAFNTEDQQPAEACVSSPRDDNTATQDASQRSQTNSVTDTLQEFCLKGATPVSEGSVDSSTKCHEQVIWEREKDGIIGRAEGTGRDEPFTAHTADLVTSSGESETTDMTAMPESQNATAVDRISQGARLDEGLSFSREGEVTGTAHNAADDTLAFRGTIRQGTKDGERFVFSTSRQGVEERITNSCMENKVSTDEEIFRPRKTEECEISQRYADEKQQEEFRLNQNSENPLRENESDENEIRPAQSHEDESNPSQMCEENSMQSQMVASGFKSDESESEDFASNKDLEVFKKTEVELSYCTTSEERKRLIGAEVAFIQVLNEEHNDKALQLNSSWQRGTTSIISEVHNKESRPIQTGEEMHIQKDEEDSALTQRKENAIKSGQRKDGKRLSCDGIIEKQQTMESRETKMVFQGDHHMPRPFPTDQCIPNPEEVAEMRWPHSQDDMKGQKEDVGHEMSPEEVTAKKNIAKTGTPTELQHQPETLERSEKDMSQRDKDERVSIGKLKIEVLGELRGNVGNPQGEGKNAPAELKERELSAEVESSPRVECEKLSEGTKDPITAENTAALEEIEFGLEEMFIKRFGEDLVRGIWEEVFGRKEEAFNRDTDIVDGIGGKLSDMPDITQDCNLLLEREFNDAFNSSVFSLTELPTDPNLSLCQGLEQILATQDKEYSLKERSQSLHTAEQTLLLSETQAHSNSSAHLSQDLTPILVAQSLQSLTQSEQSSPKDPENSTQIKERSVFRQETGRQIDDCVAHREGFNRSAHPSHKHLGSPSDKLKESHSSLWWSLLYLLSHITRLLICFVLVAGFFFVVCLYDFPAFFALYIFSLCWWFYKWKTHRVTTNKGMVG, from the exons ATGGAGGGTTTGTTCGTCCAAGCCTCAGAAGAGGACAGGGTGGAGGGAAGTGAAAAAAATggggaagaggaagaaggaggaaTGGAGGCCCCGTCTCCTACGGGTTCCACCACAAATGAGGAAACAGACGAGGACTCGGAACCAGAGCCCCCACCCGTCACTCACTGGAGAAAGGTGTCATTCGCCGATGCATTTGGCCTCAACTTGGTGTCAGTTAAGGAGTTCGACAATGCTGAAGTAACAGAGTCAGCAGTCAGCCAGCCCCCTGAGAAAGAGGCATCACATCCCTCAGAGGAGTTCTACATGTCCTGTCTGTTTACAGTCCCCTCGTCCCCAGAGGAGCTGGACCAGAGACTCCAGGAACAGATGGTTGAGTTGGAAAGCATCGAGCTCCTTCCGGGGACCACCACACTCCGAGGCATCATCAGGGTCGTGAACCTCTGCTACAGTAAGTCCATTTATGTCCGGATCAGCCTGGATCGCTGGACGAGCTACTTTGACCTGTCAGCGGAGTATGTGCCGGGATCCAGTGACAAGAAAACAGACAGGTTTACCTTTAGTTATACTGTGGTTCCTCCCTTTGACAGAGAGGGGACCAGAGTGGAGATCTGTCTGCGTTACGAGACTTCAGTGGGCACTTTTTGGGCtaacaacaaggaaatgaactATGTGCTGTTCTGCCACCAGAGAGGACTTATGAAGGAGCCTCAAGTGCAAGAGGAGAGTAGCAACTACAAGAGCAAGAGGAGCTGTCTGAAGGCTAACAG GAGGGGAAGTGCAGAGGAAAAGACCAGGGAGACCAGTAACACAtcaacagctgcagcag AGGCAGAGGCCCAACCAAAGGCAGAGGAAGCTAACAAAAAGGACAGCACAGATATACAATCATTATTATATCATGAAGAACACAAACCTTTG GTGGATAGTGCaaaaagcagacacagagcagcacGTTTGGCACGTGTTCATGACTACCTCTCCCAAAGGACACAGCATGTACGAGAGGCTTCTTCACATGACTCAGCTGATGGCCAGAACGTTCCTCAGCCTTTGCCATTTGGGTGGAGTGACTCTGTTGGCTTTCTCCATAAACGCCATAAGAAAAAATTCAATGAGAGTCCACCGGTGCTCACCTACCACCAGATTCCTCTGCTAACACTGGACTGGAACAATGCAAAATCTAGTCAGTGGGGGGCGTCTAACATGGATGACATCTGGACTCGagaagcaaaaatgtcaaaggcaTCAGAGGATAATATAGAAGATACACCCTCTGTCAATGATATGTGGGAGGCCTTTCTCAATGGTACAGATGATACCAGTGATAAAGAAACCTCTGTGTGCGATATATGGCAGGCATTTCTTAACGGGCCGAGCTGTACGGACCATTCTGGTGTTCCAGAGTCAGAATGGCTGCAGACAGCAGCGTCTGTGTCTCCCTCGAATGATAAAGAGCCCAGTGCCCACAATGCAGCAAGCAGTCAAGAGCATGAATCTCAGGTGGGCACAGATACACCCACCACCTTCCATGCACACACTTCAGCTGTATGTCAGCTGCTGTCAGATGCTCGAGAGATATCATTGGCTAATGTTGCCTTTAACACTGAAGACCAGCAGCCAGCAGAGGCATGTGTCAGCAGCCCAAGAGATGACAACACAGCGACACAAGATGCATCCCAAAGGTCACAGACAAACTCCGTAACAGACACTCTGCAGGAATTCTGCCTCAAGGGGGCAACGCCTGTGTCCGAGGGCTCTGTTGACAGTTCAACCAAGTGTCACGAGCAAGTGATCTGGGAGCGAGAAAAAGATGGAATAATAGGAAGAGCTGAAGGAACGGGAAGAGATGAGCCcttcacagcacacacagctgacTTAGTAACAAGCTCAGGGGAGTCGGAGACAACAGACATGACAGCAATGCCAGAGTCTCAGAATGCCACCGCCGTTGATAGGATCTCACAGGGAGCAAGGCTGGATGAGGGTCTTTCTTTCAGCAGGGAAGGGGAGGTTACAGGTACTGCACACAATGCGGCGGATGACACGCTGGCATTTAGGGGGACAATCAGACAGGGGACAAAGGATGGGGAGAGGTTTGTCTTTTCCACATCTAGACAAGGAGTGGAGGAGAGAATCACGAATAGCTGCATGGAAAATAAAGTATCTACAGATGAGGAGATATTTAGGCCACGGAAAACTGAAGAGTGTGAAATCTCCCAGAGGTATGCAGATGAAAAGCAACAAGAAGAATTCAGGctgaaccaaaacagtgaaaatcCATTACGGGAGAATGAGAGCgatgaaaatgaaataagacCTGCACAGTCACATGAAGATGAATCCAATCCAAGCCAAATGTGTGAGGAAAATTCCATGCAAAGCCAAATGGTAGCAAGTGGATTCAAATCAGATGAATCAGAGAGTGAGGATTTTGCATCAAATAAAGACTTGGAAGTATTCAAGAAGACAGAGGTGGAACTTTCCTACTGTACAACaagtgaagaaagaaagagactaATTGGTGCAGAGGTGGCATTCATCCAGGTGCTAAATGAGGAACACAATGACAAAGCTTTACAACTTAATTCATCATGGCAAAGGGGAACCACGTCAATAATTTCGGAAGTACATAACAAAGAGTCAAGGCCAATCCAAACAGGGGAAGAGATGCACATTCAGAAAGACGAGGAGGACTCAGCATTGacacaaagaaaggaaaatgcCATAAAGTCCGGTCAGAGAAAGGATGGAAAAAGGTTGAGTTGTGATGGAATAATTGAAAAGCAACAGACAATGGAATCAAGGGAAACAAAAATGGTCTTCCAAGGTGACCATCATATGCCAAGACCTTTTCCAACAGATCAGTGCATCCCAAACCCAGAAGAGGTGGCAGAAATGAGATGGCCTCATTCACAGGACGATATGAAGGGTCAAAAAGAGGATGTTGGTCATGAAATGAGCCCAGAAGAAGTTACAGCAAAGAAGAAcattgcaaagacaggcacTCCAACAGAACTTCAACACCAACCTGAGACATTAGAAAGATCAGAGAAAGATATGAGTCAGAGAGACAAAGATGAGAGGGTGAGTATTGGAAAGCTGAAAATAGAAGTGCTGGGGGAGTTGAGGGGTAATGTGGGGAACCCTCAGGGAGAGGGGAAGAACGCGCCGGCTGAATTGAAAGAACGAGAGTTGTCAGCAGAAGTTGAGAGCTCTCCACGTGTTGAATGTGAAAAATTGTCAGAGGGAACAAAAGACCCCATTACAGCAGAAAATACTGCAGCACTTGAGGAGATAGAGTTTGGATTGGAGGAGATGTTCATAAAAAGATTTGGGGAAGATTTGGTCAGGGGGATTTGGGAAGAGGTGTTTGGTCGGAAAGAAGAGGCATTTAATAGAGACACAGATATTGTTGATGGAATTGGGGGCAAGTTGTCAGACATGCCTGATATTACACAAGATTGCAATCTTCTTTTAGAGAGAGAATTCAATGATGCTTTTAATTCAAGTGTATTTTCCTTGACAGAACTACCAACAGATCCAAATTTAAGTCTTTGTCAAGGTCTAGAGCAAATCTTAGCCACTCAGGACAAGGAATACTCCCTAAAAGAAAGAAGTCAGTCACTCCATACAGCAGAACAAACACTATTACTCTCAGAAACACAGGCACATTCGAATTCAAGTGCTCATCTCAGTCAAGATCTCACCCCCATTTTAGTTGCTCAGAGTTTGCAGTCATTGACTCAATCAGAACAAAGCTCTCCAAAGGATCCGGAAAACTCCactcaaataaaagaaagatcAGTCTTCCGTCAGGAGACAGGTAGACAAATAGACGACTGTGTAGCCCACAGGGAGGGTTTTAATCGATCAGCCCACCCATCCCACAAACATTTGGGTTCCCCCTCTGACAAATTAAAAGAGTCCCATAGTTCTCTATGGTGGAGTTTGTTATACCTCCTAAGTCACATCACCAGACTTCTAATCTGCTTCGTCTTAGTTGCTGGGTTCTTCTTCGTTGTTTGTCTGTATGATTTCCCAGCATTCTTTGCGCTCTACATATTTTCATTGTGCTGGTGGTTTTATAAGTGGAAGACACATCGAGTGACAACAAACAAGGGGATGGTGGGATAG